The Punica granatum isolate Tunisia-2019 chromosome 4, ASM765513v2, whole genome shotgun sequence genome has a window encoding:
- the LOC116204847 gene encoding splicing factor 1 codes for MSTKVEYTSIAEPPRTKMSEATASLVTSTSTPKVSLFAAKSGFVIPKNKLSGSLVPIFQRNKKLIGGDTAKEESPKQSQRKTKWGPDLTQDATVKKGRALALQTRVDQITQQLRSGILELCESLDSPSVSEQLKGKSSGHVLDREKSKQLELERREAIGEILKLNANYKAPPDYKPLLKEDRVPIPVKEFPGYNFIGLIFGPGGDNRKRLEKETGAKLQVYGIKAGKDKAEIIPVDGNDFQGSYEEIYIHVSADMYDKVDAAVSVIELLVTSVSGNLATASALSTATGADNQNILSEQHASIPVGLAPQGAGEPFMGSSRAPSEGHFQFSSPWASMPSPSIFNPPNSSALANNLLHQPSPPSSRPNLTLPFGSQPALAGTNLLPPNQSSQFMQNPYMNHPHPPDIRLPPGNHVLPVLQSSTAPFPSVARPSMAQGPHPMFPQPNIASTGPISNTSMANTNPSSLSFASGSPTLISPGGPLNRPIPPNFPSAASSTSLPIPINNSPQGMPTHRGNPLNSSLGLSPSQLPSRPPLPPFESSPGPNFPPMRSSSVAAPQNPNFGDFTFQHHHRPQMPRYLPPNAAPQAPSFRSSPVPDFQPRPEFPRPPIPGRFPFPNRVPAMGEMNYGPAVRSPNLGPAFPSGPGNLMETRGIFRSPMNRADMLLPPIQQFNRNLPFGRPGPGAREPQVYDPFSPTTMSNIPQRQGDNLSGGKRRENDPEYEDLMASVGVK; via the exons ATGAGTACAAAGGTTGAGTATACATCTATTGCTGAACCTCCCAGAACTAAGATGTCTGAAGCCACTGCTTCATTGGTGACATCAACAAGCACCCCGAAGGTCTCCTTGTTTGCTGCAAAGTCTGGATTTGTTATACCAAAGAATAAATTATCAGGTTCACTGGTTCCtatttttcaaagaaataaaaagctGATTGGCGGTGATACGGCCAAAGAAGAAAGTCCCAAGCAGTCCCAGAGGAAAACAAAGTGGGGCCCTGACCTGACCCAAGATGCCACTGTCAAAAAAGGAAGAGCCTTGGCTCTTCAG ACTCGGGTGGACCAAATAACACAGCAGCTTAGATCAGGAATTCTAGAGTTGTGTGAGAGTTTGGACTCCCCATCAGTATCGGAGCAGCTGAAGGGAAAATCTTCCGGTCATGTCCTTGACCGTGAG AAGTCAAAACAGTTGGAACTTGAAAGGCGGGAGGCTATAG GTGAGATTCTGAAGTTAAATGCAAATTACAAGGCCCCACCTGATTATAAACCCTTGCTGAAAGAGGACAGAGTTCCAATTCCG GTTAAGGAATTTCCTGGATACAATTTCATCGGCTTGATTTTCGGACCTGGAGGAGATAATCGGAAGAGACTTGAAAAG GAAACAGGAGCCAAATTGCAAGTTTATGGCATTAAAGCAGGGAAGGATAAG GCTGAAATCATTCCAGTAGACGGAAATGATTTTCAGGGATCTTATGAAGAGATCTACATTCATGTCTCTGCCGACATGTATGACAAAGTTGATGCAGCAGTTTCCGTCATAGAGCTGCTAGTGACCTCTGTATCA GGCAATTTGGCCACTGCTTCTGCTCTCTCTACTGCTACTGGTGCTGACAATCAAAACATTCTTAGCGAACAGCATGCATCTATCCCTGTGGGTTTGGCTCCTCAGGGAGCAGGGGAACCATTCATGGGAAGTTCTCGAGCTCCATCTGAGGGTCATTTCCAGTTCTCCAGTCCCTGGGCTTCAATGCCTTCACCTTCTATCTTTAATCCTCCGAATTCTTCCGCACTAGCCAATAATCTTCTGCACCAACCTTCCCCACCTTCAAGTCGTCCGAACTTGACTTTGCCGTTTGGTTCTCAGCCAGCTCTAGCTGGCACAAACTTACTCCCCCCTAACCAATCATCTCAGTTTATGCAAAATCCTTACATGAATCATCCTCATCCTCCAGATATTCGTCTTCCTCCAGGAAATCATGTCTTACCAGTTCTGCAGTCTTCCACAGCTCCATTTCCTTCGGTTGCAAGACCGTCTATGGCTCAGGGACCTCATCCCATGTTTCCGCAACCAAACATTGCTTCCACGGGACCAATCTCAAACACATCAATGGCCAATACAAACCCATCATCTCTAAGCTTTGCATCTGGGTCGCCCACTCTGATCTCACCAGGTGGACCTCTAAATCGTCCCATCCCTCCTAATTTTCCCTCTGCTGCGTCCTCAACTTCTCTGCCCATACCAATAAACAACAGCCCTCAAGGAATGCCTACTCATCGAGGGAACCCTCTAAACTCTTCCCTAGGACTCAGTCCTTCGCAACTTCCATCTAGACCACCTCTACCCCCTTTTGAGTCGAGCCCAGGCCCCAATTTCCCTCCCATGAGATCATCATCAGTGGCAGCACCCCAAAACCCGAATTTCGGTGACTTCACTTTTCAACATCATCACCGCCCTCAAATGCCGAGGTATTTGCCTCCTAATGCAGCACCTCAAGCTCCATCGTTTCGTTCATCACCAGTGCCTGATTTCCAACCTCGCCCAGAATTCCCCAGGCCACCAATTCCGGGTAGATTCCCATTCCCTAATAGGGTCCCTGCGATGGGAGAGATGAATTACGGGCCCGCTGTCAGATCGCCAAATCTTGGTCCTGCTTTTCCTTCAGGGCCAGGCAATCTGATGGAAACTCGAGGAATCTTCCGCTCGCCAATGAATCGGGCTGACATGCTTTTGCCTCCAATCCAGCAGTTCAATCGCAATCTCCCCTTCGGCAGACCTGGGCCTGGTGCTAGAGAGCCTCAAGTTTATGACCCGTTCTCCCCAACTACGATGTCCAACATACCTCAGCGGCAAGGAGATAACTTGAGCGGTGGGAAGAGAC